From a region of the Labilithrix sp. genome:
- a CDS encoding SDR family NAD(P)-dependent oxidoreductase, with translation MARDLGNVLVTGADGFIGSHLVERLVERGEKVTALCLYNSNGHHGWLEPIANAPPKNLRVALGDVRDPFFVDDLVRGHDTVLHLAALIAIPYSYDAPESYVATNINGTLNVAKACLTHGTKRLVHTSTSEVYGTARFVPITESHPLQPQSPYSATKIAADMVVESFYRSFGLPAVTLRPFNTYGPRQSLRAVLPTIAAQLLAGRTSLLLGNLTPTRDFNFVSDTVEAFLAIAEADDSVHGDVFQTGTGVEVSVRDAALAIAKEIGVEVTFEVEADRQRPALSEVERLLSDATKLRRKTGWSPKVDFAAGVAALVAWLRGRSDLARAATYQK, from the coding sequence ATGGCTCGCGATCTCGGAAACGTGCTGGTGACGGGGGCGGATGGCTTCATCGGAAGTCACCTCGTGGAGCGCCTCGTCGAACGCGGCGAGAAGGTCACGGCGCTGTGCCTCTACAACTCGAATGGTCACCATGGGTGGCTCGAGCCGATCGCGAACGCGCCTCCCAAGAACCTCCGTGTCGCCCTTGGAGACGTTCGCGATCCGTTCTTCGTCGACGACCTCGTACGCGGGCACGACACCGTGCTGCACCTCGCGGCGCTCATCGCGATCCCGTATTCGTACGACGCGCCGGAGAGCTACGTCGCCACGAACATCAACGGCACGCTGAACGTCGCGAAGGCGTGCCTGACGCACGGCACGAAGCGCCTCGTTCACACGTCGACGAGCGAGGTCTACGGGACGGCGCGCTTCGTCCCGATCACGGAGTCGCATCCCCTCCAGCCGCAGTCGCCGTACTCCGCGACGAAGATCGCGGCCGACATGGTCGTCGAGTCGTTCTATCGATCCTTCGGCCTCCCCGCCGTGACGCTCCGCCCGTTCAACACGTACGGCCCGCGGCAGAGCCTGCGCGCCGTGCTTCCGACGATCGCCGCGCAGCTCCTCGCGGGGAGGACGTCGCTCTTGCTCGGCAACCTGACGCCGACGCGCGACTTCAACTTCGTGAGCGACACCGTCGAGGCGTTCCTCGCGATCGCGGAGGCCGACGACTCGGTCCATGGTGACGTCTTCCAGACCGGGACCGGCGTGGAGGTCTCCGTCCGCGACGCCGCGCTCGCGATCGCGAAGGAGATCGGCGTGGAGGTGACGTTCGAGGTGGAGGCGGACCGCCAGCGTCCCGCGCTGAGCGAGGTCGAGCGGCTCCTCTCCGACGCGACGAAGCTACGCCGGAAGACCGGCTGGTCGCCGAAGGTGGACTTCGCTGCGGGCGTCGCTGCGCTCGTCGCGTGGCTCCGCGGTCGTTCGGACCTCGCGCGCGCGGCGACCTACCAGAAGTAG
- a CDS encoding metalloregulator ArsR/SmtB family transcription factor, with product MVATAAASTTRWELYRVLAEPVRLKLLALAAEEELAIGELAELLDESQPNVSRHVAPLKSAGLLLSRKQGTRALVRIAEAASADPVVADALASGRALCEGDGSLARVAEVLRERDRVGREFFAREQGGARSSERGAGLEPADASAAYIAALARLLPARKLAVDAGTGDGALLDVLAPAFEKVIAVDRSELQLERARARVAARGFVNVRLLKSELGAAELLEHVGDGADVVFASRFLHHAPRPVDLVTQLARLARPGAAVVVIDYARHDDESMRDEADLWLGFEPDELRRFAREAGLCDIDVIRLPAAWCGKGKDAHLPWQVLIGKRKDKP from the coding sequence ATGGTCGCCACGGCGGCAGCTTCGACGACGCGCTGGGAGCTCTATCGCGTGCTCGCCGAGCCCGTACGGCTCAAGCTCCTCGCGCTCGCGGCGGAGGAGGAGCTCGCGATCGGGGAGCTCGCGGAGTTGCTCGACGAGAGTCAGCCGAACGTCTCGCGGCACGTCGCGCCGCTGAAGAGCGCCGGGCTCCTCCTCTCGCGCAAGCAGGGCACGCGCGCGCTCGTCCGCATCGCGGAGGCCGCGTCGGCCGATCCCGTCGTCGCCGACGCGCTCGCGAGCGGGCGCGCGCTCTGCGAAGGCGACGGCTCGCTCGCGCGCGTCGCCGAGGTGCTGCGCGAGCGCGATCGGGTCGGGCGCGAGTTCTTCGCGCGGGAGCAGGGGGGCGCTCGGTCTTCCGAGCGCGGCGCGGGGCTCGAGCCCGCCGACGCGAGCGCCGCGTACATCGCCGCGCTCGCGCGGCTCCTGCCCGCGCGGAAGCTCGCGGTCGACGCCGGCACCGGCGACGGCGCGCTCCTCGACGTGCTCGCCCCTGCTTTCGAGAAGGTCATCGCGGTCGATCGCTCCGAGCTGCAGCTCGAGCGCGCGCGCGCCCGCGTCGCCGCGCGCGGCTTCGTGAACGTGCGCCTCCTCAAGTCCGAGCTCGGCGCGGCGGAGCTGCTCGAGCACGTGGGCGACGGCGCTGACGTCGTGTTCGCCTCGCGCTTCTTGCATCACGCGCCGCGGCCGGTCGACCTCGTGACGCAGCTCGCGCGCCTCGCGCGGCCGGGCGCCGCCGTCGTCGTCATCGACTACGCGCGCCACGACGACGAGTCGATGCGCGACGAGGCCGACCTGTGGCTCGGGTTCGAGCCGGACGAGCTCCGCCGCTTCGCGCGCGAAGCGGGCCTCTGTGACATCGACGTGATTCGACTGCCCGCCGCGTGGTGCGGGAAGGGCAAAGACGCTCACCTGCCGTGGCAGGTGCTGATCGGGAAAAGGAAAGACAAGCCATGA
- the ahcY gene encoding adenosylhomocysteinase — protein sequence MSNTNYKVADIKLADWGRKEIEIAESEMPGLMAIRKEYGPSQPLKGARIAGCLHMTIQTAVLIETLTALGAEVTWTSCNIFSTQDHAAAAIAVTGVPVFAWKGETEAEYEQCIEMQLKAFKDGKGPNMILDDGGDLTIIAHEKHPALFDGPDGIKGISEETTTGVHRLYEMAKKGTLKVPAFNVNDSVTKSKFDNLYGCRESLGDGLKRATGVMFAGKVAVVAGYGDVGKGCCQALRGLGARVLVTEVDPICALQASMEGYQVTTMEEAAPQADIIVTATGCSGIVRPEHMKAMKDQAILCNIGHFDCEIDVAWLEKNPEIKEVNIKPQVDQFVFPDGKRLTLLARGRLVNLGCANGHPSFVMSSSFSNQTLAQIELWKNSSKYEKKVYTLPKLLDEKVAAFHLGKLGVKLTKLTADQAKYLGVSVEGPFKPEHYRY from the coding sequence ATGAGCAACACGAACTACAAGGTCGCCGACATCAAGCTCGCTGACTGGGGCCGCAAGGAGATCGAGATCGCCGAGAGCGAGATGCCCGGCCTCATGGCGATCCGCAAGGAGTACGGCCCGTCGCAGCCGCTCAAGGGCGCGCGCATCGCGGGCTGCCTCCACATGACGATCCAGACCGCGGTCCTCATCGAGACGCTCACCGCGCTCGGCGCCGAGGTCACCTGGACCTCGTGCAACATCTTCTCGACGCAGGACCACGCCGCGGCCGCGATCGCGGTCACCGGCGTCCCCGTGTTCGCGTGGAAGGGCGAGACCGAGGCCGAGTACGAGCAGTGCATCGAGATGCAGCTCAAGGCCTTCAAGGACGGCAAGGGCCCGAACATGATCCTCGACGACGGCGGCGATCTCACGATCATCGCGCACGAGAAGCACCCCGCGCTCTTCGACGGTCCGGACGGCATCAAGGGCATCTCGGAGGAGACGACGACGGGCGTGCACCGCCTCTACGAGATGGCGAAGAAGGGCACGCTCAAGGTCCCCGCCTTCAACGTCAACGACTCCGTCACGAAGTCGAAGTTCGACAACCTCTACGGCTGCCGCGAGTCGCTCGGCGACGGCCTCAAGCGCGCCACCGGCGTCATGTTCGCGGGCAAGGTCGCGGTCGTCGCGGGCTACGGCGACGTCGGCAAGGGCTGCTGCCAGGCGCTCCGCGGCCTCGGCGCGCGCGTCCTCGTCACCGAGGTCGACCCGATCTGCGCGCTCCAGGCCTCGATGGAGGGCTACCAGGTCACGACGATGGAGGAGGCGGCGCCGCAGGCCGACATCATCGTCACCGCGACGGGCTGCTCCGGCATCGTTCGCCCCGAGCACATGAAGGCGATGAAGGACCAGGCCATCCTCTGCAACATCGGCCACTTCGACTGCGAGATCGACGTCGCCTGGCTCGAGAAGAACCCCGAGATCAAGGAGGTCAACATCAAGCCGCAGGTCGACCAGTTCGTCTTCCCGGACGGCAAGCGCCTCACGCTCCTCGCGCGCGGCCGCCTCGTGAACCTCGGCTGCGCGAACGGCCACCCGTCGTTCGTGATGAGCTCCTCGTTCTCGAACCAGACCCTCGCGCAGATCGAGCTCTGGAAGAACTCCTCGAAGTACGAGAAGAAGGTCTACACCCTCCCGAAGCTGCTCGACGAGAAGGTCGCCGCCTTCCACCTCGGCAAGCTCGGCGTGAAGCTCACGAAGCTCACCGCGGACCAGGCGAAGTACCTCGGCGTCTCGGTCGAGGGCCCCTTCAAGCCCGAGCACTACCGGTACTGA
- a CDS encoding AAA family ATPase, giving the protein MRLRGLVFERLATFERAEVNFCDETGAPLDAIVLVGESAAGKTMLLRTIAAILAEAAGAASELDASDVRRGAEDARCRVVLDEAIDGQRVIVTLEKELPREGWSRLKGLPAASFERWRTALATSAPNAAFAVAPKDDGDEDEGDEDDGDDDTGDPLVAWVAAAPRERVAPVLDRVLWPYRFERVEDGVLYFETPTGEARATELGEAFESVLVMTLELLRLSHDRAGAELAYVIDDVDKHLHPRWQSRILGDFRRAFPTVQIIASTHSPYVVASVDPSQVFRIEDGVVTRVSERVQKGSAVASVMDAAFGAPDLPGPRWTSAPPRALRSEVIGALLPDLGRGSVVYVLPEPLHARSAVDAFGEPALPNADAVTGWLFFIDREPGVPWGHPCEYVFRAPDGTLTRRRAIWPPAGIDKFVPIFWS; this is encoded by the coding sequence ATGCGGCTCCGCGGACTCGTCTTCGAGCGACTCGCGACGTTCGAGCGAGCGGAGGTCAACTTCTGCGACGAGACGGGCGCGCCGCTCGACGCGATCGTCCTCGTCGGCGAGAGCGCGGCGGGCAAGACGATGCTTCTCCGCACGATCGCGGCGATCCTCGCCGAGGCGGCGGGCGCCGCGTCGGAGCTCGACGCGAGCGACGTCCGTCGCGGCGCAGAGGACGCGCGCTGCCGCGTCGTCCTCGACGAGGCGATCGACGGCCAGCGCGTGATCGTGACGCTCGAGAAGGAGCTCCCGCGGGAGGGCTGGAGCCGGCTGAAGGGCCTCCCCGCCGCGTCCTTCGAGCGCTGGAGGACCGCGCTCGCCACGAGCGCGCCGAACGCGGCGTTCGCGGTCGCGCCGAAAGACGACGGCGACGAGGACGAGGGCGACGAGGACGACGGCGATGACGACACGGGCGACCCGCTCGTCGCGTGGGTCGCCGCCGCGCCGCGCGAGCGGGTCGCGCCGGTCCTCGATCGGGTCCTCTGGCCGTATCGGTTCGAGCGGGTCGAGGACGGCGTCCTCTACTTCGAGACGCCGACCGGCGAGGCGCGCGCGACCGAGCTCGGCGAGGCGTTCGAGTCGGTCCTCGTGATGACGCTCGAGCTCCTCCGCCTCTCGCACGACCGCGCCGGCGCGGAGCTCGCGTACGTCATCGACGACGTCGACAAGCACCTCCATCCGCGCTGGCAGTCCCGCATCCTCGGCGACTTCCGCCGCGCGTTCCCCACCGTGCAGATCATCGCGTCGACGCACTCGCCGTACGTCGTCGCCTCGGTCGATCCGTCGCAGGTGTTCCGGATCGAGGACGGCGTCGTCACGCGCGTGAGCGAGCGCGTGCAGAAGGGCTCCGCCGTCGCCTCGGTGATGGACGCGGCGTTCGGCGCCCCCGACCTCCCGGGCCCGCGCTGGACGAGCGCCCCCCCGCGCGCGCTCCGGAGCGAGGTGATCGGCGCGCTGCTCCCCGATCTCGGTCGCGGCTCGGTCGTCTACGTCCTGCCGGAGCCGCTCCACGCGCGGAGCGCGGTCGACGCCTTCGGCGAGCCCGCGCTCCCGAACGCCGACGCCGTCACCGGCTGGCTCTTCTTCATCGACCGCGAGCCAGGCGTCCCATGGGGCCACCCCTGCGAATACGTCTTCCGCGCCCCCGACGGCACCCTGACCCGCCGCCGCGCGATCTGGCCCCCGGCGGGGATCGACAAGTTCGTCCCGATCTTCTGGAGCTAA
- a CDS encoding GNAT family N-acetyltransferase gives MAARVRPGTANDVPVVLALIRELAEYEREPDAAVATAEDLLRDGFGDEPAFHVLIAEDGGEPIGFALYFFSYSTWRGRRCLYLEDLFVRPAHRGRGAGVALMRALARAAVAAECPRFVWQVLDWNQPAIDFYEKLGAKVTREWLTVRLEGDALAALARD, from the coding sequence GTGGCGGCAAGGGTCCGTCCCGGAACGGCGAACGACGTCCCGGTCGTCCTCGCGCTGATCCGCGAGCTGGCCGAGTACGAGCGCGAGCCGGACGCCGCGGTCGCGACGGCGGAGGACCTCCTCCGTGACGGATTCGGCGATGAACCTGCGTTCCATGTTCTGATCGCCGAGGACGGCGGCGAGCCGATCGGGTTCGCGCTCTACTTCTTCAGCTACTCGACGTGGCGCGGGCGTCGCTGCCTCTACCTCGAGGACCTCTTCGTGCGGCCGGCGCACCGCGGGCGCGGCGCGGGCGTCGCGCTCATGCGCGCGCTCGCGCGGGCGGCGGTGGCGGCCGAGTGTCCGCGCTTCGTCTGGCAAGTCCTCGACTGGAACCAGCCGGCGATCGACTTCTACGAGAAGCTCGGCGCGAAGGTGACGCGCGAGTGGCTCACGGTCCGGCTCGAGGGCGACGCGCTCGCGGCCCTCGCGCGTGATTAG